The Procambarus clarkii isolate CNS0578487 chromosome 12, FALCON_Pclarkii_2.0, whole genome shotgun sequence DNA window CGGCAGACTGAAAAGTCCACCACCCCCATACAGACAGCGCAACCcgaagcctgcagaaaaccacacagaaatcgcaggaactcggtaccaaaacggaacaccggagaagtccaaaagcAGGACGTGGAACATGGACAGAGGTCCACCGGAGCACCAAACAGGATAATCAAGTAGCACTGACCCAGATACACAAAAAAGTGTAGCATGGGGGGAGGAAAAACGGAAATAGGCAAGGAAAACCACGAATACGGCCCAAGGAGCTGCCGGGAAGTAAcgcacacgaccaaccacaaaatgtgtagaggagcgcgtacatacctgagggacctcacggacagcagggtgcagtcaggcaccgaagataggcaaggaagtgtccagacagggaaaagacccaggggtctacaacaaaaacaaatgcaccgaaatgcggggcagagccccacaggacaacaaagaacaaaagatggacaaaaggcactaaagacacatgcaaggtgaccaaacaccacaccaaacaccccagtcaggagccatcgacgcaatcccgccaagcggggaagagtaaacaaggatggaaTAGTGAACAAGGGTGGCGGAGTGAGTAGAGTATTCCAAGaagatactcgctccaaatgcatgagCCTAactagagaagcaaagctctacaAAGTACCAACGATGGAACTCAAACCGTTCCGTACGTCCAGTGAAAAGTCCTGCCAACCAGTGGAGAACTGAGGCGGCGCCCAAGCATATAAccagcagagtagcgaataataactagtctaccggcaagtgtggtctagaacagacatgcGAGACACAGTACCGACACTCAGTGAGCCCAACCTGCACCATTACCCGCCAATTATCACCCACAACTACTGTATATGCAACAAAAGATAAGCAGTTCCTTAGGGTTTGTGGTTATTGACCAATATCCACGAAACAATAGAAACTGGGATAATGGCACACGCCACCCTTGTGGCACATTGtgggcacgaaacaatgggcataaaaggGATAAGTGCAGAATCAGGAAAGACCGGAGGAACGATCGGCACGGTAACAGGCCCGGCGATGagcggaaccaattaccacgtaacgtggaggTGGGGCCCCACGATTGGTGCaagggcgggttggacatgtatgtgagTGGGAGTGGATGTTAAGAAACAGTagcagcctcgcatgggccaagagGCCCTCCGCAGGTCCACTGTATTTATGTCCGTATGCaggtacgcacaaggggacacaggaggtagtaagcacccaaaggagccacagacactaaAAAGAACCTGATTAATGGCAGAGGGAGAGGAAGCGAAAAGCACCAAAAAGCCATGTGGAGGAGGCAGAcgccacccacaggagcaaacgtaaagacagagcccagaaggctcaggaaactgcacaACCGTCAACTGACAGGAGAAGCGGGGCCCAaaagcaagagctcaaccccgcaagcactactaggcaAGCACCCCACTAAAAGTGAGAACCAGAACTAGGCCGACAGAAGCGCCAGACAACCTCGCCTGCAGAGCAGACACACGACCGTGCCACAACACAGGCGAGCCAAGTAACATACCAGGAGCAGCGCTAATGGTGTGCCCTAAAGTCATGCAGACGCGAGGCAATAGGCATAGTATGTATCGTTACCTGAATAAAATGCGAGGTCGAAGGAGAAATACGGCCAAAGGTGCGTGCGCTGCAGAAGACGAAGCAGTACAGAGGGAGAACAAAGTGACAACCCCAGATATAAATCCAAAACACCCTCAGCATCCAGAGGGCCACGACTGGAGGGAGAAACGAGCAAGAAGCCGTAGAAAAACCACGAGAAACGGCGCGAACACATGAGCATACCGCCCGTAAACAAAACGCATACCGCAGCCCCAGAACACGAGGTACGAAACGCACCACCCATCCACCGGGAGGCGTGGCTCGTACACCAGGCGGACACACAACGTACAGAcatcgtacaaacaccaggaaggcGTGCGGAATGAAGACAAAGAACGCCGAAACTGGAAGTAGAGACGACGCGAAAACAAAACACGGCGAATATGAAGCAAAAGAAAACAGATGATGGAAGGGAACCAACAAGGCCGACAAAAGACCCGATGGAAACCACATCGAaaatcaacagacgttccaataatattggaaggtacgaagagacTCGCTAACCAACGAGAacgctttgcccgaaacgctttgcgtaatagtggccccAGGCCTTGTatgtacagtatccactcaatttaacggcctatatggggctgtaccctagtcgttatttccggagctccgttatttccgaagttaagtcgggtcgggtaatttttcaagtaacattcaggtaggatatattttatactgtataactaaaattaaataaagttcattgtgtaattgcattccaatttagtgcacggccaacgattaagccagttgctggctgctgcatggatgatgtgtgaacacgctctgatcaagtccagatgggtgggaaaaaattgattcattcctttgtattgcaaaatatttcatgtatcaatcagtgagttaatattgtcttaataaaattttagagatgtgttttgatttaccctgaacagtgcaggtaatgtatttttaatgttacaacacaggctgtggcggccatgccataacaatggcgatcgagccttgtcactgagagctagccaagacgaaatattttgagctcacctattctctgctgacgatagaatatacatttgcagagactaatatgtagcttttgtacgAAAAACCACACCGACGATTAAGCCAattgttggctgctgcatggatgatgtgtgaacacggtctgatcaagcccagatgggtgggaaaaaaatgattcattcctttgtgttgcaaaatatttcatgtatcaatcagcaagttaatattttctcaataatattttagagatgtgttttgatttaccctgaacagtaCAGGTAATGCATTTTTAATGTTACAACACacgctgtggcggccatgccataacaatggcgatcgagccttgtcaccgagagctagccaagacgaaatattttgagctcaccttttctctgctgacgatagaacatacatttgcagagactaatatgtagcttttgttgaaaaaaaacaattaatatcttgtaatactataataaaattggtaaattgacttacttttaatgaagctgaagattacgaagctgtgatgattacgtcatcctctgcagcgcttgttttatattgtttatattgtatatagggtacatactgtatgtacacttattttcaggcactcacttcacacaacagctaggcttactactaattcacatgagttctaattctacttcactattgacaattatttctactgtatatttacactgtacagtatctttttgtctaggcttaatcattaacacttacaatactgtactctatcaacactttttacactaatttatatgcctttcaatcatattttatatcgttAGTGGATGACTTGTCACGACTTGTtggtgggaattcagcatcggcgggtgcaacatggcttgtagagcattcgTTGCTGGCGGATGTTCCATGACTTGTCGATGGGAaatcagcatcggcgggtgcagattggcttgtagagcattcgttgctggcggatgttccacgtcttgtcgatgggaattcagcatcggcgggtgcagcatcgCTTGCAGAGCATTCATTGCTGGCGGATGCTCCATGTCTTGtcggggaattcagcatcggcgggtgcagcatcgCTTGCAGAGCATTCATTGCTGGCGGATGCTCCACGACTTGTCGATGGTAATTCAGCATCGACGGGTGCAGCATCGCTTGTCGACAAAGATTTTTCACGAACCAttgaaatcatgaatttatctatttttgtctgaatctgattttctctgGCTAACGTTCTGAGACATTGCTTTAAGGCTGTAAGGTGTGATATCCGACACCTCTAGGCAGAGCCTCGCCAACATCGTCCGAGTCATCATCAGTCATCAGAGTCATTTCCGAGAACACTTTGCGCAATCTGTTCTTCAGTTAGCAATTCATAACCAGGATCGTAATCATTTTCTAACCATTCATTgatatcattcacttgtacaccctgACCAGCTTGGAGCAACATTGTTCGGATCGTTTCTTCAAACCCTTCAAAATCATTGGCTTCATTTTCAAAACCTTCGAATTCACTATCAGATACTGCTGCTTCACATCTAGGCCTCTCTGTTAACAGTTTCTTCCATGAATTTGTTAGTGTGGTTTCTTTCACTTTATTCCAAAGCCTAACCCAGTGGAATATTGCTTCCCTGATTGTGTACTTTTTTAGATTTTCTAGTGTTCTTTGAGCCCTTGTATCCTTTCCTGTCAATTCATCTTCCTCGCTAGGTAAAACAACTAAAACATCTTCAAGCATTGCTGTTTGGTACATACGTTTAGCAGCAAGGATAACACCTTGGTCCATGGGCTGGATCAAGGATGTTGTGTTTGGTGGAAGTGCCATGCCTTTTATTCTGCCATCCCTTGAAATTAACTTGCTAatgggatgagcaggagcattatcTAGCAGCAACAATGCCTTAACCTCACTGGCCTTTATTCCACATTTGTTGATCTGGAATTCTCTGACTTCTTTGCAAAAGTGGTTTTCAAACCAGTCCGTAAATATTGtttgattaaaccatgatttCTTAGAATTGTAATATATTACAGGTAATGCCTGCATTATATTTTTTACGGCTCGAGGATTTTTAGACTTGCCTACCACGGCACATTTTGTCCTGTGAGAGGCATCAGCATTAGCACAGAGCAAGACTGAGAGCCGTTCCTTGCTTATCTTTCGTCCAGGAATATTTTCCTGCATCCTACTGGTTAAGGATGTACTTGGTACAGCTCGCCACATAAACCCAGTCTCGTCAGCATTATATacttgaaattgaaatttcatTAGACAGAAAttagagacagtccacaccacaaggcacagaactgaaacaaaaaccggagccagaggcactcgaccagccagtaataccatcagccaagaactgccagatggatcgccggcgtggagggtctggggctcccccttcctcctctcggGGAGGAaggggttgcgcagacagtggtgctgcgacgtgatgacgtcatgctagtttgataattttgtttggggagttctgtccactcattcggcttttggtagcaataatttcaccagaataggggtttgttttggggcacctaactttctgggtgcttgtcccggtcgatggcagacatagaatgctcccaatcacaagggggtttctataggccattgctcctcgtgcctctctgagggggccaggttctggctcatggtccccggtaggcaagaactcctagcactgactgatgccagaaagttataaatatccattcagcctggatagctccggggagccgacggggctccccccagaaaaaaaaattatctttattattgtctttttttttctttttactcccatgttccatagtacactggctttgcctgtgtcctctagtataaacttcattatccagtgtacctcagtgtatctctatttaaactacctcattttgttttagtgtaactttagtattcaactatagtgtacttataatagtaaagtaagcaagcttttcattttatagatttcagaattgtttttttttacttttttggtcatctattgttattaattattttagttcattttttaTATTCctaagttcccattaagttttattacttaaattaccattaagttcatattactttaaaatttttattctactttttctttgtaacccaggttgcctagcccaaccacaattgctccattgtgctctttgctttgcctgtgcaattttgatcattagtgcAAATAATTACCTACGGTGTACCTGAAAGTACTTTTAAGCAACCTACCACATTTTTgtatatagttttatatatatttttttttcatagcaagttcttttatcattgtctttttggcttttctgtaaaacagccctcttatgcaaactattatagatccagaccttaacctcttatctagtatctatgacaatcagcaCCTTAATGATCAAAACTGCAGATAttacacagcacatgatgtaaacaatgttttagcgtgtaatcacaatgtttctgtaattaacttgaatttaAGATCTCttagcaaacactttgatgatgttaatgccctgattcaaactagacaacaaattctcttttattgtgtttactgaaatGTGGTTAAAAAGAGGACACTTatcaactctacaacatacctaactactcagccattcacaactgtcgtcctatacaaagaggtggtggtacttctctttactaccaccatgcattgacttgcttaaaagtaattaaatctagagacccttagggagagtatatatttgcttgtttcagagtcaagggtaatgatgctgtcttgactgtgggagcaTTCTACAGGGATCCTaaaacactgatgtgactgaatttaacactaaccttagaaatcttataGTAGAGAAccaactgaacaaaaaccacttaattatttctggtgactttaacgttgacctctgcgagcctgataaccctcctgctgctagtttcctcaactgtatgcattcctgcttcctcatatccttaatcactagacctactagaatcactgacagtactgccacggctcttgatcacatctggcccaacataacctctccacttcagggataatcattgataacactacagaccattaccccacatttctcctaaccaacattaacaaaccacctatagagacaagggagataagctttaggctgcacaatgaaactgctataggcaattttatagctgctgctgctgctgctaatatcaactgggaatccgaattaggtaacataggggacatcaacctagcagtgcaatcatttcttcaaaaaactctcagcgtttataacacccactgtccaatgctaacgaaacaagtcacaactaaaaggctaaacaccccttggcttacaaaggggatacttaaatccattaataaaaaacatgaccttgaaaagatgtataggttaggaatcgtctccaaagaattttcaaagaattactcatcattgctatctaaaataattaggagagccaaaattaaatactatgaagataaatttacccacacaaagggcaatattaagaaaacatggagcacaatttctcaaatattgggatcaaagaagattttaaataacaaaccaatactcctgtcaaataatgatggtctgctttcagcctctgacactgctcttgaaTTCAAAAGGTTCttatcttccattgggtcatcccttgcaaatgatattccatcttccagtactaatattcaggactatcttacacgtaactatccacagtctctgtacctaatgcctactaattccactgatgttactgacataatcctttccattaaaaccaagtctagtgcccttgaggagataccaactcttatttacaaaaaagcctccagaattttagctcctgccattgcattgctcttcaaataGTCACttaaactccaaacctttccagatattctaagaaaaagtagagtaacccctgtccacaaatgtggtgatcccacagatgttaacaacttcagacctatatcaattctgccaaacttgtcaaaaaatatttgaaaaactaatctatatgcagctttattcttatctagccaaactcaatatacatgtacttagctcttgtcaatatgacttcagaccccaaaaaagcactaacgatgcacttattagtatgattaacttgatacatacagctcttgataaaaatgagttccctgttgggttatttgtagacctgcataaggcttttgacacttaaccaccaaaaccttcttcttaaattacaacattatggagtcagaggtcactccctgcagtacatcAAGTCTTACCTTGCTGAcagactccagtatgtttctgtgaataattcaatttctcccaccctacccatcaacattggtgttccccagggcagcatacttggccctctcctctttctcatctacattaatgaccttccaaatgcctcccaacatatcAAACcctttctatttgctgacgacacgaccttcatttaatccagtcctgacccccttgctctaaatgtcacagtgaatactaagctaaataaagtccattactggctaactgccaacaaacgcaccctcaatattgacaaaactttctatattttgtttggcaatagatcctcaaatcaaataaatctcaggattaacaatacccaaatttgtaacaaagtagatggcaaattccttggcgttcttattgaacgcaagctgaatttccagggacacattctaaatatatcaaaaaaagtttcaaaaactgctggcattctttctaagatcagatattatgtacctcgccctgccctggtgacactctatt harbors:
- the LOC138363980 gene encoding tigger transposable element-derived protein 7-like; this encodes MQENIPGRKISKERLSVLLCANADASHRTKCAVVGKSKNPRAVKNIMQALPVIYYNSKKSWFNQTIFTDWFENHFCKEVREFQINKCGIKASEVKALLLLDNAPAHPISKLISRDGRIKGMALPPNTTSLIQPMDQGVILAAKRMYQTAMLEDVLVVLPSEEDELTGKDTRAQRTLENLKKYTIREAIFHWVRLWNKVKETTLTNSWKKLLTERPRCEAAVSDSEFEGFENEANDFEGFEETIRTMLLQAGQGVQVNDINEWLENDYDPGYELLTEEQIAQSVLGNDSDD